ACCAGAACCTCTTTCCACcaaatgatgatggtggtggggaGAGTTATGATCATGATGGTGAGAGAATTAGCCTCCATAGAACCTCTGTGGTCCCCGTGAAGGAATGAAGATGATCATAGATGATGATGGTTGTGGTGGTGATGATGCCAATGGTGATGCTGATGACAATGATGGTGATGCTAATGAGGGTAGTGATGAtgacagtgatgatggtgatggtgatgatggcagTGACGATGGTGGTAATATGACAGGAAGATCTCACAAAGGAGGGAAGTGCAAAGGAGGGAACTGGAGAGTACACAAGAGAACACTGGAATCTCATCACAGTAACTGCGGCCTTGTCCCACCTTTGGGAAGCTGCTGCCACCAGGAATGCTCAGGTAATCAGGCACATGGCAGTGTTATCATCCTATAAAGTCTCCAGCAGGCACCGCTGCATGAAAGTGAGCATTGCCTGGTGTAAGTGTTCGTGAGGAAGTCTCAGAATGGCCCCCATCCATCACTGGGGCAACGTGGACACTCCTGATACCTTTTATCCTTTTACATCCACTGTGTGAGTTTCCACGGGGGTGCCATAGCCCCATAGCCAAATACCACTCAGAGTGACTTAAAACCACAGCTATATGTATTCTGCACAATTCTAGATGCCAGTGTTTGAACTCAAGGTGCTCGTAGGGCTGTGCTCCCTCCAGAGACCATAGCAAAGGATCCTTCTCTTATGGACTGAGTTTTTCTGTGCCCTTCATTGTGAAGCCCCGATCCCTAATGTGCCAGTATTTAGAGGTGGGGCCCATGAGAGGTGAATAATTGAGCTCTCCTTTCCATGTGAGGACAGTCAGGAGATGACCCTCTGTGAGCCCAATATAGTGTTCTTACTGGAAACCCAGTCTGTGAACAACTGGGTCTGGGGCTTCcggcttccagcttccagaactgtgagaaatgtgCATTGGGCAAGCCATCTAGTGCAAGCTGACTGAGACACCTTCATGGCCTCTTCCAGACTCTTCGGATTGTAGCTGCACCCCTGCAGTATCTGCCTTCATTTCAGTTGgcttctcctctgggtctcctcttAAGGACACCTGCCATTGCATCATCTGGGACAGCTTCATCCTGAGATCTGTCCCTGAATTAATCTGCAAAACCCTATAGCCCACTAAGGTCCCGTTTACAGCTTGGGAGATGGGTGTGTGTTTTGATGCCTCTGTTCCATTCATTGTAGTTGCGTCGAGTTTCCTGTGTAAGCTCCAGGGAGAGGATATATCTTTCCTgcctcttccagctgctggtggcCCTAGGAGTCCACATCTTTCTACTCTTCATTCTCTGTCCTCTTGTGGTTTCTCTGTGGCTTCATCTCCCCATCTGTTTGCTATGAGGACACTTCTCAGTTGATTTAGGGACCACTCTAAGGCAGGATGGTCTCATCTCAACACCCTTTCTTATGTTTACGTAGACCTTGTTTGCAGATAAGGCTTAGCTCCGAGATACCTGGTGGTGAATTGCTCTTCAGTGGTTCTTCAACCCACCGTCATCATTAGTGAGATGTGTTTTGCTTGATTATGAACATACCCTAAATTCTCAGAAAATGCATGGGAGGTCAAGTTTGTTATTTAATGTTCCAACAGCTTGTAGATGTAACCAGCAGTTTTAAGAAAACCCAGCCTCATTTTTGGGCTCCTTAGTCATGGACACAGTCCAAAATGGTAGCTTGGAGCTGCTGGACATTTGTCAACAACAACAGGAACCCCAGGGACACCGGCTTCTGGGTCATCAACATTATCACAGCAAGATGCTGATGATGTCACATGCTGATGGGCACAGCAGATGTGATATTTCTGCCCTCAGAAATCACATGTGTTGAGAAATCCATGGTCACAGATCACAGATTATGTGAAATCTAGAGCGTGCGATGTTTGAAACAGATTTGTCTTCCAATGTACAGTTTGTAAGAAGTGTTCCTGCCTCTTACCCCAATTAAAATAATCTCCATAGTGAACGCAGAGTCCTGCTTTTGCTTCTCAGATGTGCTTAATTCCAACTGCAGTGGCATTGGATGTGGGTTTTTGCTCTtaaggcaaagtggacagtgacagTGCAGGGTCTACCTAGGTGTGTTTGGGTTCCCTAGATACAAGCAGCCTCCTCCAAAATGACCTGTACAGCTCTCCCGTGTGCCCAGTTCCTTGTGGGCCCTCAAAAACAGTCAATAGCAATCAGCTGCTCTGAGGAATGAGCTGAAAGGGATGGCCCTTCTGAACTGCcatgtgtaaaaataaaaatgtttcctacGCCTGGAACATGTGCATAGAATTCAGCTGGAAGAAAGAGCAGGCTTGTGTGTTACACTGCCCTCGGCTTGGCAGAAGCTACAGGCCAGGAAACCtgacccagtgagccacagcccccTTTAAGTCCAAACGGAGCTGCTCCCTCCTGTGTGAGCCATGTTGGTCAGGGTGCCTGTGCGAACCCGGGTCCCTTTTCTCATGCTGTGTTTGTCTCACTGCTTCATAGCAGGTCCGCACGGATGAATGGACGTCCAACTGGCAAGGCAAGGCTCCCAGCAGACAAGCCATGGAGAGTAAGAGTCTGGAAGGTCCCCAGGCAGACCTGAAGCTGGTGGCCCACCCCCGTGCCAAGAGCAAGGTGTGGAAGTACTTTGGCTTCGACACAGATGCGGACGGATGCATCTTGCAGTGGAAGAGGATCTACTGTCGCATCTGCATGGCGCAGATCGCCTACTCTGGAAACACCTCCAACCTGTCCTACCACCTGGAGAAGAACCACCCCGAGGAGTTCTGCGAGTTTGTCAAGAGCAACACTGAGCAGATGCGCGAGGCCTTCGCCACTGCCTTCTCCAGACTCAAACCGGAAGCATCCTCCCTGCAGTCTGTACCGGACACCCTGGCCACCGCCACGGCCCCTGCCAAGGCCGGCCACAGCTACGAGAGCAAGAAGCAGCAGGAGCTCACAGCTGCCATCCTGGGGCTCATCTGCGAGGGGCTGTACCCAGCGTCCATCGTCGATGAGCCCACTTTCCGGGTGCTGCTGAGAACAGCCGACCCCAAGTACGAGCTCCCTAGCCGGAAATTCTTCACCAGCAAGGCCATTCCACAGAAATACGGGGAGGTGCGGGAAGCCGTGCTCAAGGAGCTGGCTGATGCCTCGTGGTGCGGCATCTCCACGGACACGTGGAGGAGCCACAGCCAGAACCGAGCCTACGTGACGTTGGCGGCCCATTTCCTGGGCGTGGGCTCCCCCAGTGGCCTGTCCATGGGCTCTCGGTGCCTGAAGACCTTCGAGGTGCCGGAAGATAACATGGCAGAGACCATCACCCGTGTGCTGTACGAGGCCTTCATTGAGTGGGGCATCAGCACCAAGGTCTTTGGGGCCACCACCGATGCTGGGAGGGACATGGCAAAGGCCTGCTCCTTGCTGGACATCCCGGTGCAGATGCCGTGCCTTGGCCATGCCTTCGACGTGGCCATCCGGCAGGCCTTCCAGTTGCCCAAGCTGGCCGGGCTGCTCTCCCGGTGCCGTAGGCTGGTGGAGTACTTCCAGCACTCGCCTGTGGCCATGTGCATCCTGtatgagaagcagaggcagcagggcGTGGCCACACCACCATGCATGCTTGTGAGTGACCGCGTGTGCTGGTGgggcagcacgctggccatgctGCGGCGGCTCCAGGAGCAGCAGTTGGTTGTAGCGGCTGTGCTGGTGGAGGACAGCAACAACCACCACCTTATGCTGGAATCTGCTGAGTGGACCACTGTGGCGGGACTGGTGGACCTCCTGCAGCCCTTCCAGCAAGTGGCTGAGACACTGGCCACCTCCAGGTACCCAGCCATCAGCATGGTGAAGCCACTTCTGCACATGCTCTTGAACAGCACGCTCAGTGCCAAGGACACGGACCCCAAGGAGATCAGCATGGCTAAGGAGGTCATTGCCAAGGAGCTCTCCAGGACATACCAGGACAGCCCTGAGGTGGACCTGTTCCTGAACGTGGCTACCTTCCTGGACCCACGGTACAAGCGGCTGCCCTTCCTGTCTGCTTTCAAGAGGCAACAGGTGGAGAACCGTGTGGTGGATGAACTGAAGGGTCTTCTCGACAAGGCCCAGGATGCCCACTTGGGGCCGACAGCAGCGGAGGACAAGGTCTACCCTGTACCTGAAGAGCCGCCAGCCAAGAAGCTCCCGCTGGCATCCACACCCCCATCCAGCACCGCCATCCACGACCTGCTGGCTGAGATCTTCTGCCCCGTGGACTGTGGGGAGGACCAGGAAGAGTGGCACGCCCAGGCTATGGAGGAGCTGAGCAATTTCAAGTCACAGAAGCTGCTCGGCCTCCACGAAGACCCCCTCAAGTGGTGGTCGGATCGCCTGGCACTCTTCCCTGGCCTGCCCAAGGTGCTGCAGAAGTACTGGTGTGTGGCGGCC
The window above is part of the Lepus europaeus isolate LE1 chromosome 13, mLepTim1.pri, whole genome shotgun sequence genome. Proteins encoded here:
- the LOC133772933 gene encoding E3 SUMO-protein ligase ZBED1-like yields the protein MESKSLEGPQADLKLVAHPRAKSKVWKYFGFDTDADGCILQWKRIYCRICMAQIAYSGNTSNLSYHLEKNHPEEFCEFVKSNTEQMREAFATAFSRLKPEASSLQSVPDTLATATAPAKAGHSYESKKQQELTAAILGLICEGLYPASIVDEPTFRVLLRTADPKYELPSRKFFTSKAIPQKYGEVREAVLKELADASWCGISTDTWRSHSQNRAYVTLAAHFLGVGSPSGLSMGSRCLKTFEVPEDNMAETITRVLYEAFIEWGISTKVFGATTDAGRDMAKACSLLDIPVQMPCLGHAFDVAIRQAFQLPKLAGLLSRCRRLVEYFQHSPVAMCILYEKQRQQGVATPPCMLVSDRVCWWGSTLAMLRRLQEQQLVVAAVLVEDSNNHHLMLESAEWTTVAGLVDLLQPFQQVAETLATSRYPAISMVKPLLHMLLNSTLSAKDTDPKEISMAKEVIAKELSRTYQDSPEVDLFLNVATFLDPRYKRLPFLSAFKRQQVENRVVDELKGLLDKAQDAHLGPTAAEDKVYPVPEEPPAKKLPLASTPPSSTAIHDLLAEIFCPVDCGEDQEEWHAQAMEELSNFKSQKLLGLHEDPLKWWSDRLALFPGLPKVLQKYWCVAATRVFPERLFGSSANMVSAKRNRLAPAHVDEQIFLYENARSSGAEGEPQDEDEGEWGLDQEQVFQLGDGTNGTFFGIRDTSFL